In Quercus robur chromosome 10, dhQueRobu3.1, whole genome shotgun sequence, a genomic segment contains:
- the LOC126703942 gene encoding uncharacterized protein LOC126703942, whose protein sequence is MPLRLQPQPQRWTPLEPGMYKANYDGAYFAEEEAVGIGVVVRNELGQVTASLAEKLVMPQTVEILEALAARRAMIFMEELGLCRVIFEGDSKTVVKALTGGCPNRSSIGHIVKDCMSLMGWFQSCSFSHVRQQGNGVAHALARRARKSSPLSVWMESVPLDISYLVYVDVTT, encoded by the coding sequence ATGCCACTGAGATTACAACCACAGCCACAACGTTGGACTCCACTGGAACCTGGGATGTACAAAGCAAACTACGATGGGGCTTACTTTGCGGAGGAAGAAGCAGTAGGAATCGGTGTTGTAGTGCGGAATGAACTGGGACAGGTGACAGCGTCCTTAGCAGAGAAGCTCGTCATGCCTCAAACAGTGGAGATTCTTGAGGCGTTGGCAGCTAGGAGGGCTATGATCTTCATGGAGGAATTGGGATTGTGTAGGGTTATCTTTGAAGGTGATTCAAAGACTGTTGTAAAGGCCCTAACAGGGGGCTGCCCAAACAGGTCCAGTATTGGGCACATTGTTAAAGACTGCATGTCATTAATGGGTTGGTTTCAATCCTGTTCTTTCTCTCACGTGAGGCAGCAGGGCAACGGAGTAGCTCATGCTTTAGCTAGGAGAGCAAGAAAGTCTTCCCCTTTGTCCGTTTGGATGGAATCTGTTCCGCTAGACATTTCCTATTTGGTGTATGTTGATGTAACGACTTAA
- the LOC126703941 gene encoding mogroside IE synthase-like yields the protein MESQTQTQPHILVLPYPIQGHINPMLQFSKRLASKGPRVTLVATTTISESVKAIASHTINVEIISDGSTENKTFDTSDSDEYYENFRVTVSQSLTKLIETQKSTKHPPKFVVYDAVMPWALNIARELGLDGAPFFTQSGAVNAIYYHGYKGTLKLPLEEPTVSLPSMPLLGANDLPSFMADAGTYRALFSTLLNQLSNIDEANWIFRNTVYELEDEVG from the coding sequence ATGGAGagtcaaactcaaactcaaccTCATATCCTAGTACTTCCATACCCTATACAAGGTCACATAAACCCAATGCTCCAATTCTCAAAGCGCCTAGCCTCAAAGGGTCCTAGAGTTACATTAGTAGCTACCACCACTATTAGTGAGTCAGTGAAAGCCATAGCCAGCCACACTATCAACGTAGAAATCATCTCTGATGGCTCTacagaaaataaaacttttgacaCCAGTGACAGTGATGAATACTATGAAAACTTCAGAGTGACAGTCTCTCAAAGCTTGACAAAGCtgattgaaacccaaaaaagtaCCAAACACCCTCCAAAATTTGTTGTGTATGACGCAGTCATGCCATGGGCTCTAAACATAGCTCGGGAACTAGGCTTAGATGGTGCTCCATTTTTCACTCAGTCTGGTGCTGTTAATGCAATCTATTATCATGGCTATAAAGGAACACTAAAGTTGCCCTTAGAAGAGCCTACAGTATCACTGCCCTCGATGCCATTACTAGGAGCCAATGATCTACCTTCTTTCATGGCTGATGCTGGCACATACCGAGCTTTATTTAGCACCTTATTGAACCAATTATCGAATATTGATGAAGCAAATTGGATCTTTCGTAACACCGTCTATGAGTTGGAAGATGAGGTAGGCTAA